CCGGAGAAGGAGATCCTGCGGCGCAGCTCCAGCCCATCCGGCCGCGGCCGAGCGCCGAACAGCAACACCGTGCCGGCGGTCGGCCGCAGGCGTCCCGAGAGGATCGCCAACAGCGTCGACTTGCCGGCGCCGTTGGCTCCGACCAACGCCACCAAGCGCCCCGGCGGCAGCGACCAGTTGATTCCCCGCAGCGCCTCGACCTCCCCGAAGCGATGGCCCAGTGCGGTCACCCGAGCGACGTCGGGTGGCGCGGCGCGGGCCGGCGCGGGGGAAGACGGGGCGGTCACGGGCCGATTCAGTTCGCCCGAACGATCGTTCCCACGTGCTCCCCAGCGAGCGCCGCGAGCACTCTTTCCGGGTGGAGGCCGTTGACGATCTGGAAAGAGTCGAGCAGGCGCGCCGCATCCAAAATGTCGATCAATACCCGATCGAAGGGCAGCGTCTCGAAGGGGCGCTCCCGCAGCTCGGCGACGGTGATTTCCGGGATGAAATCCGCGTCTTGGTGTTGATTCGGATCGCGATCGTAAAGACCGTCGACATCCTTCACCAGGGTGACCGAGCGGCAGCCAAAACACTCCGCCAACAGGAAAGCCCCGGCGTCCGTCCGGTGTGGCGGGATGCGGCCCACCGTCGGTGGATGTTCCCACAGGGCGTACGGCGGCACGCCGCTGAAGATCACGCCGGGTGCCGTCTTGAGAAACAGCGGCAGCAGGTGACCGAAGATCTCCGGCGGAATGGCCACCACGCCGAGCGGTGCCAGCAAGGTGCCCACAATGTGGGCGTTGCCCAGGGCGTCCGCCTGCGCGAGGGGCGCCAGGGCGCCGGTGGGCAAACCGAGATCGACTCCGATCGAAAAGACGTGCCGGCTGCGCACGCCGCCACCGGCACCGATGATCAGGCTGTGGTCGTCGAGGGCGCGGCCGATCACGTCGACAATTGGCACCAGCGTGTCGCGGCCGCCATCGATGATCGAGCGGCCGCCGATCTTGACCACATGGGCGTCCGGCAGCATCCGGAACACCGGGCTTTCGGTGCGTTCCTGCAGATCCTTGTCGAGCAGGCTCTCGCGCATCAAGAGGGAGTCGAGGTGGTGACGCTTGTCGTTCACATTCATCAGGAGTCCGCCGTAATGGTCGTGCCGACGGCCTCGCCGGCGAGGGCACGGGTCAGGTTGCCGGGCACCAGGCCGTTGATCACCTGGATCGAATGACGATTCTGGGCGCTCTGCATCAGATGGAGGACGGAGCGTTCCACCACCACGTCCTGAAGGTCCATTTCCAGCAGCTCGGAAACGGTGACCTGGGGAATGAACTTGGCGTGTTTGTCCTTCTTGGGATCTGCCGTGTAGAGCCCCTCTTCGTCCTTGATGTAGATCATCGAGCGAGCCCCGAAGACCTCGGAGATCAAATAGGCGCCGGTGTCCGTGCGGTGCGGCGGGATCCGGCCGACCTCCGGATTGCGGTGCCAGAAGGTGTAGGGCGGCATGCCGAAGAAGATCACCGCCCCGCGTTCCGCCAGGTAGAGGGGAAGCTGCGGGAACTGCACCGGTTCGATGAACGGGATGCCGTGCTTCGCCAGCAGATAGTGCAACATGCGGGCGTTCTGCATCGACACGAAGGTGCCGAGGACACTCAGCACTCCGGTGGGCAACCCCAGGTCGATTCCGACGCTGTAGGCGTGGCGGGCGCGAGTGCCGGCGCCGGTGGCGAGAATCATCTCGTGCCGGCCTAGATTCTCGACCACTTCGTCGATCAGGGGAAAAACCGCCGATCGACCGCGGTCGATGAAACTCTGGCCGCCGATCTTGAGAACATTTGCCTGCGGCAGGATCTGAACCACCGGTTGGGTCGACGTCTCGGCCAGCACCCGATCGTCCGTCAAAGAGCCGGAGACCAGCGTCTTTCCCAGGGCGGTAAGCAATTCGTCCTTCACGATTTCCTCCTTGTCAGGACCAACGAACCCCCGTCAAAACATAGGCCATGGTCACTTCGCGCGGCTCGGCGAGATCGCCAAACTCCGTCTCCGCCCACGCGGTGAGTTGTTCGAGCACCTCGGCCTGGACGGCGGGGGAAACCGCGCGGCCGGCGAGACCTTCCTTGGAACGCCAGTTGGCGATCGCATCGGCAGGCGTCACCGTGCTGTTCCAGGACGAGACGGCCACTGGTTCTATCACCGCGGCGCCCTGCTGACAACAGTGTTCGAACAACCGCTTCTCGAAGCGCCCGCGCGCCTTGCCGAAAATGCCCTGTTTGGCGAGCCTGCGCCGCATTTCCCGGCGCAGGCGCTCGGACACGCTTTCCGCCGCCCGCCGCCGGGAAGCGAGGAGGAGCGCGGTTCCGGAACGCGGGCCCAGAAGGCGCATCGTTTGCCGCGCCGCATGCTCCGGCTCGAACAGATGGAGCGCGCGGGAAGCAAAGACTGCCCGAGCCGAGCCGTCCGCGAAGGGCCAAGGCTTCCGCCCGTCGGCCTGGACCCTCGGCGCACTCGCCCAGGTGGTTCGGCTCAGCATTTCGAAAGATCCATCGAAGGCCACATAGGCGCCGCATGCCTCTTCGAGGCGGCGGCCCAGTCTTCCGGTACCCGCGCCCACCTCCACCAGCCAGCCGGCAGCAGGCGAAAGAACCTCGACGGCGACGGCTCGGGCCATCGCTGCGAGGGCGCCATCCGGCAGGCCGGCTCGAGCGTCGAAGGTCGGGGCCTGACGATCGAAGGAAGTGGGATCCATGACCTGGAGTGTGACCGCAGGCGCCGAACATGTCTACCGTGCGCCGGCTCAACATCGTGTTTGAAGAAATCGAAGTCTACGGGTATACTGCAATGCAAACTGCACTGGAGTTCTTTCGCGTCAAATTCGATCGCGCCTCGGCCGGGGGCCGATCTGGCTGGCTCGGGGGCGGTAGGACGGCTTGCGGACTTTGACTGAGAGGCGGAGAACCACCCGTCGTGGTGGAGCTGGTCAAGTGCCATGCGGCGAGCACGAGAGGCTCGTCAGGATTCCGCGCTGCCCGCCGAATCCGCGAGGGATGGACCGTTGAGGAGGGAGGGGCGGTGCTCGAGAGAGGCTCTGCTCAAGGCCGCCCGGGAGCTGCAGCGGAGCCGCGGTGCGAACGAGAATTATACCCTCATCTACGACTGCCTCTATCCAAAGATCGAGCGATTCCTCTACCGGAAAGGCGTTTCGTCCTTCGCCGACCGTGAAGACCTAACCCAAATCATCTTCTATCGAATCTATAGAAGGGTAGGGACCTTTCGCGGCGAGAGTTCGTTGGAGACCTGGGTCTTCCGAATCGCCCGCAATGCCTACTACGAATGGACCAAAAGGCTCAGGCCGGTGGATCCAGTTCCGGAAGACTTCGAGTTGGAGGACCGCCGTGGGCGATCACCGGACAAAGACGCCGTGACCGAGGAATGGTGGCGCAGGGTCGTCCGGTGCATCCAGAAGCTGCCTCGCCAACAGCGCCGGTGTCTGATCCTGAAAGCATACGGATTCTCTTTGAAGGAGATTGCGGCGCGCTTGGGGATCGCGCCGAATACGGTGGGAGTCCACCTCAAGAACGGGCGAAGTAAGCTCGCAAAGGGTCTGAAATAGATGGCTGGGCTGGGCATCGACCCTACGGACGACGAGGGTGGAGAGTGGAGCGAAAGTGACCCGCTTCGGGCGCTTTTGTACAGAGATCCCCTCACCGACGAAATTCACTTCGATCATCGGGATCCCCGGGGACGAGGAGTTCGGAAATGCAGAGCGTAGCCAAGAATCCACCCGATCGACCGACTTACAGCGAAATGGAGATCGTCGGAGCGACTCGTCTGGCGCTCGAAGAGGGAAGATCCTTCACCGGCCCTCATCCGGAGCTGGAGGAGTGGGAGGACTTTTACACCGACCGAGTTTCCGCAGCGCGACGGCAGGAACTCGAGGCTCACCTGGAGACCTGTGACCAATGCCTGGCTGAGTATCGAGACCTGTCCAGTTTCCTGGCGCCATTCTCGCCGTTCAAGCGACTCGAGCCGGCATTTCGGGCCGTCCTTTTGTTGTTCGTTGCCGGGACGGCTCTGTGGGCAGGTATGCAGCGGATTTCCGTTCCGGCGGCGCCGGAGCCGCTGTCCCAGACGGCCGATCTTTGGCTCCAGCCGGTTGCGACGACCCGCAGTGGCCAAGGAGCGCAACGCCTTCCGGAACTCGTGATCGACGACGGACGGGAACACTATGACCTGGAGTTGAAGCGGCTCGAGAACGAGATTCGTGGTCTGTTTCGGATCGTCGTCTTACAAAACGACCAGGGCTCCTGGGCACGACGCTGGACGTCACCGGGATTGCCGGTGGATGCCGGGGACCAGCCCGTGGATCACGAGAGCAAGCTGTGGGTCCGCCTGCCGGCCAGGATCTTCGATACCGAAGGCACCTATCGCATCGAGTTGCGCGAACTGAGCGGTGGAGTGGTGGGGGTCTTCCTCTTGGACGTGGTCGAGTCCGCTCGGTGATTCGACGGCCGAAGCCGGGACTGCGCGAGCTGAGCTGGGTGGCGATATTCGGCCTGCTGGCATCCACTTCGGCCGGTGATCGCCCCCACAACGCGCCTCAGAAACGGCTCATAGAGAAGATTCCCGAGACGGGTGTCGTCCTGGTAGATCGGGCG
This portion of the Acidobacteriota bacterium genome encodes:
- a CDS encoding RNA polymerase sigma factor; amino-acid sequence: MRRAREARQDSALPAESARDGPLRREGRCSREALLKAARELQRSRGANENYTLIYDCLYPKIERFLYRKGVSSFADREDLTQIIFYRIYRRVGTFRGESSLETWVFRIARNAYYEWTKRLRPVDPVPEDFELEDRRGRSPDKDAVTEEWWRRVVRCIQKLPRQQRRCLILKAYGFSLKEIAARLGIAPNTVGVHLKNGRSKLAKGLK
- a CDS encoding uridylate kinase — its product is MNVNDKRHHLDSLLMRESLLDKDLQERTESPVFRMLPDAHVVKIGGRSIIDGGRDTLVPIVDVIGRALDDHSLIIGAGGGVRSRHVFSIGVDLGLPTGALAPLAQADALGNAHIVGTLLAPLGVVAIPPEIFGHLLPLFLKTAPGVIFSGVPPYALWEHPPTVGRIPPHRTDAGAFLLAECFGCRSVTLVKDVDGLYDRDPNQHQDADFIPEITVAELRERPFETLPFDRVLIDILDAARLLDSFQIVNGLHPERVLAALAGEHVGTIVRAN
- a CDS encoding uridine kinase, with the translated sequence MKDELLTALGKTLVSGSLTDDRVLAETSTQPVVQILPQANVLKIGGQSFIDRGRSAVFPLIDEVVENLGRHEMILATGAGTRARHAYSVGIDLGLPTGVLSVLGTFVSMQNARMLHYLLAKHGIPFIEPVQFPQLPLYLAERGAVIFFGMPPYTFWHRNPEVGRIPPHRTDTGAYLISEVFGARSMIYIKDEEGLYTADPKKDKHAKFIPQVTVSELLEMDLQDVVVERSVLHLMQSAQNRHSIQVINGLVPGNLTRALAGEAVGTTITADS
- a CDS encoding class I SAM-dependent methyltransferase; amino-acid sequence: MDPTSFDRQAPTFDARAGLPDGALAAMARAVAVEVLSPAAGWLVEVGAGTGRLGRRLEEACGAYVAFDGSFEMLSRTTWASAPRVQADGRKPWPFADGSARAVFASRALHLFEPEHAARQTMRLLGPRSGTALLLASRRRAAESVSERLRREMRRRLAKQGIFGKARGRFEKRLFEHCCQQGAAVIEPVAVSSWNSTVTPADAIANWRSKEGLAGRAVSPAVQAEVLEQLTAWAETEFGDLAEPREVTMAYVLTGVRWS